In Oncorhynchus clarkii lewisi isolate Uvic-CL-2024 chromosome 2, UVic_Ocla_1.0, whole genome shotgun sequence, one DNA window encodes the following:
- the LOC139374885 gene encoding nuclear factor of activated T-cells, cytoplasmic 3-like, with product MSTVNFSGNEELDFRLIFGEEAQQQLGPVAGPDPDDSTQYYTTQPIGQAQDVQQSHQRHQAVSNQAPLQAHGNYHPSSSYEDHGSTYSATGHIPKAFDCPSIQITSISHQELVSSQDAVLISGADGGGECSHERSLSTDHLYLSLDPCYRDSSSLNPSPCSSLSSRSWLSDMSSCESFSHVYDDVEAELNEAAARFTLGSPLASPLASPVCSPQGQAAGGFGVELWQQQYFMNTYSLSPRQSPRGSPHQSPRQSPRQSPCHSPCNSVTDENWLNLRPTSRSGSRPTSPCGKRRHSSADVHLASPSPSPHHSPSPTPGHSPRGSVTEDTWVVGSPGAMGALLYSFPEVDVPSKTRRTSHHMGLLQAQGDSGQRLEDHRAALPNLDSPAEESGSTLKQDGLFEELFLSVPSHFTWSKPKLGNTPLFRTSSLPPLDWPLPSQFGQCELKVDVQPRGHHRAHYETEGSRGAIKAASGGHPLVKLIGYNEKPVNLQIFIGTADDRYLRPHAFYQVHRVTGKTVATACQESVISSTKVLEIPLLPENNMSSSIDCAGILKLRNSDIELRKGETDIGRKNTRVRVAFRVYIPQPSGKVMCLQAASIPVECSQRSATDLPQMESCSPVSCLVSGGEEMVITGSNISPESKVIFLEKSPDGHTQWEVDGKVIGEKSKISRIVVEIPTYHNTTVSSAVQVQFYVCNGKRRRSQTQNFTYLAGASPHHYPTAIDCAVVATRVKQEHGDSSYLSTCTNPPGLYPTSSQLTSPDGAFSQDKPLYGSSGGHPVPCDPPSQAAYTPSGSSPLQHSPHLHSYSPSMGYQQISLVHTPDPMPPIRTRPVYQVTQHNVPYSGQASSPMRPGPAAPQVNRPQSAQTRPAASSPHREMYQSLIGPDLSGATLQSAGNHTQNTTQLHSLSYHCSQSDSDLVALQAEYNLSYHSARNLPASYSPTPGAQATCSTSPSASASSGGPLRQLSPSRAQGLASSSDPQECPPAPHFHFSNDQGKVNIKQEPEEKLPLGNMGLQEITLDDVNEIIDRDISQLIGGSAAESSQPGQDPYEWDSVILQ from the exons ATGAGTACTGTAAATTTTAGCGGCAATGAGGAGCTGGACTTCAGACTTATTTTCGGGGAGGAGGCGCAACAACAGCTAGGCCCCGTAG CTGGTCCAGACCCTGATGACAGCACGCAATACTACACCACCCAGCCTATTGGCCAGGCCCAGGACGTACAACAGAGTCACCAGCGCCATCAAGCTGTCTCTAACCAGGCTCCTCTGCAGGCCCATGGTAACTACCACCCTAGCTCCAGCTATGAAGATCACGGTTCCACATACAGTGCCACTGGACACATCCCCAAGGCATTTGACTGCCCAAGCATCCAAATCACATCCATTAGTCACCAAGAGCTGGTCTCCAGCCAGGATGCCGTGCTCATCAGCGGGGCAGATGGCGGGGGGGAGTGCAGCCACGAGCGTTCCTTGTCCACGGACCACCTCTACCTGTCCCTGGACCCCTGTTACAGGGACTCATCCTCCCTGAACCCCAGCCCCTGCAGCAGCCTGTCCTCCAGGAGCTGGCTGTCTGACATGTCTTCCTGCGAGTCCTTCTCCCATGTGTATGACGACGTGGAGGCTGAGCTAAACGAGGCGGCCGCCCGCTTCACCCTGGGCTCCCCGCTGGCTTCTCCCCTGGCCTCCCCTGTCTGCTCGCCACAGGGCCAGGCCGCAGGGGGATTTGGGGTAGAGCTGTGGCAGCAGCAGTACTTCATGAACACCTACTCACTCTCGCCCCGACAGTCCCCTCGCGGGTCCCCCCACCAGTCCCCTCGCCAATCGCCCCGCCAGTCCCCCTGTCACTCCCCGTGCAACAGCGTCACAGATGAGAACTGGCTGAACCTGCGTCCCACCTCCAGGTCTGGCTCAAGACCCACATCCCCTTGTGGGAAAAGAAGGCACTCCAGTGCCGACGTCCACTtagcctccccctccccctcgccACACCACTCCCCCAGCCCCACACCGGGCCACTCTCCCAGGGGCAGTGTGACAGAGGATACCTGGGTGGTTGGAAGCCCTGGTGCCATGGGGGCCCTCCTGTACAGCTTCCCTGAGGTAGACGTTCCGTCCAAGACCAGGAGGACCTCTCATCACATGGGTCTATTGCAAGCACAGGGAGATTCCGGGCAGAGGCTGGAAGACCACAGAGCGGCTTTGCCTAACCTGGATTCACCTGCAGAGGAGTCTGGGTCTACTCTAAAACAGGATGGTCTTTTTGAAGAACTTTTTCTCTCGGTTCCTTCACACTTCACCTGGAGCAAACCCAAACTTGGCAACACACCCCTTTTCAG AACCTCGTCCCTGCCCCCTCTGGACTGGCCCCTGCCCAGCCAGTTTGGCCAGTGTGAGCTGAAGGTAGATGTGCAGCCGCGGGGCCACCACAGGGCCCACTATGAGACAGAGGGCAGTCGGGGGGCCATCAAGGCTGCCTCAGGTGGACACCCTTTAGTCAAG CTCATTGGATACAACGAGAAGCCAGTCAACCTGCAGATTTTCATTGGAACGGCAGACGATCGCTACTTGAGACCGCATGCCTTCTACCAGGTGCACAGAGTAACAGGGAAAACGGTGGCTACTGCTTGCCAGGAAAGTGTAATAAGCAGTACAAAGGTTCTGGAAATACCTCTGCTCCCCGAAAACAATATGTCCAGCAG TATTGACTGTGCAGGCATCTTGAAGCTGAGGAACTCTGACATTGAGCtcaggaagggggagacagacatcGGGAGGAAGAACACGCGTGTGCGAGTGGCATTCCGTGTGTATATCCCTCAGCCTAGTGGAAAGGTCATGTGTCTGCAAGCTGCCTCTATTCCTGTGGAGTGCT CCCAGCGCTCGGCCACAGACCTTCCCCAGATGGAGAGCTGCAGTCCCGTCAGCTGCTTGGTCAGTGGGGGGGAGGAGATGGTCATCACCGGCTCCAACATATCCCCAGAGTCAAAGGTCATCTTCCTGGAGAAAAGCCCTG ATGGACACACACAATGGGAAGTTGATGGAAAAGTTATTGGTGAAAAGAGTAAAATA TCCAGAATCGTGGTTGAGATTCCTACCTACCACAACACAACTGTGAGCTCTGCAGTCCAGGTGCAGTTCTATGTGTGTAatgggaagaggagaagaagccAGACACAAAACTTCACATACTTGGCTGGTGCTTCTCCACACCATTATCCCACTGCCATTGACTGTGCAGTTGTGGCTACTCGGGTGAAGCAAGAGCACGGAGACTCATCCTATCTGTCTACCTGCACCAATCCCCCTGGCCTATATCCAACCAGCAGCCAGCTGACTTCTCCTGACGGGGCCTTCTCTCAGGACAAGCCCTTGTATGGTTCCTCTGGTGGTCACCCAGTGCCTTGTGATCCACCCTCCCAGGCAGCATACACTCCCTCTGGCTCCTCGCCTCTTCAGCACTCCCCTCACCTCCACAGCTACAGCCCCAGTATGGGATACCAGCAGATAAGCCTTGTGCATACACCTGACCCCATGCCACCCATTCGGACTAGGCCTGTCTATcaggtcacacaacacaatgtgccTTACAGTGGCCAGGCCAGCTCTCCCATGAGACCTGGCCCTGCCGCACCCCAGGTCAATCGACCTCAGTctgcccagaccagaccagctgcCTCCAGCCCTCATAGGGAAATGTACCAGAGCCTCATTGGACCTGATCTCTCTGGCGCCACTCTCCAGTCTGCGGGAAACCACACCCAGAATACAACCCAGCTTCACTCTCTAAGCTACCACTGCTCCCAATCAGACTCTGATCTGGTAGCCCTACAGGCTGAGTATAATCTGAGCTATCACTCTGCAAGAAACTTGCCTGCCTCGTATTCCCCCACCCCTGGAGCACAAGCAACCTGCTCCACCTCCCCGTCAGCATCAGCCTCCTCTGGGGGTCCTCTGAGGCAACTGTCCCCCAGCAGAGCCCAGGGCCTGGCCTCTAGTAGTGACCCCCAGGAATGTCCCCCGGCCCCCCATTTCCATTTCTCAAACGACCAAGGGAAAGTGAACATCAAGCAGGAACCAGAGGAGAAGCTGCCTCTCGGCAACATGGGGCTCCAGGAGATCACACTGGATGATG TGAATGAGATCATCGACAGAGACATATCTCAGCTCATTGGTGGTAGTGCAGCAGAGTCCAGCCAACCAGGACAGGATCCTTATGAATGGGATTCTGTGATTCTCCAGTGA